The Lewinellaceae bacterium genome has a segment encoding these proteins:
- a CDS encoding tetratricopeptide repeat protein: MIKRIYLSFAAILLFSMLNAQETTVYTEADRAFKSGEELLANGLFAKAQGEFENAVHLLLPVNEAANRQLLAKAEFYYAKCAVLLEQPDGEKLMLDFIRTYSPDPIANDALIEVANYYYNSRDFDKALEYYNQAPLSGLSKQQRAEVNYRQGYALFVKQKFSAAKAKFRDIANYDSEYQSPANYYLGLCYFFDGDYENSIKHLRVAERSKRYQPHIPYYLAQIYFAQRRYQELIDYAEPKLASRGLRNQTEISQLVGQSYFELGNYPKALDYLRYYAENSRKMREEEFYQLGFTEYQVGNYSKAAQSFEELNGIDSKLGQSAMYYLADCNLRAGNKRAARTAFASAKRMDYDSQIQQEALFNYAKLSYELKDSREAITSLQGFKPESPYYTEAQKLMSEIFLSYRDYQQAMEIIEKLPNKTPDIQESYQKVTYFRGLQLLQAGDIPGAKNLFDRSLQFPMDTKTKALTTFWQGDIAHREDQYETSIRKIDQFMTMAKTLTGLPDESSVFTANYIQGYNYLKKENYAAAVGFFDEAVAGIKRNKAFIKNTEVSNKVLGDATVRAGDCYFKRNNYNKAANYYDEAINNRYTGFDYALYQKAVIEGLRGRTTEKILALERIPRDFPNSEYADDALFQLGVTYQEINKLNNAAVPLKALVENYKNKSDLVNQALIQLGLISYNQGNLQAAINYYKQVFSNNPTPEEGKLALAALEEIYVQDLGQSDQYFAFLETIPGYKIDSDGRDAIDFKAAETQYERANYARAIEEYTNYMRKHPNGLNLLTAYYHRGESYTIQKEYDLGLLDYEYVVDQGSSRYYVKALEKAAIITYNHSKDFQKSYDLYTKLEAASTNEDMRFEAQLGAMRSAYRTGNTQAVYAMAGKVATHPNASAEQKATANYFLGKISYDRRDFDNALTSFEEVKRLSDNEYTAEARYLVADIYYQRRNLEKAQEICLNANKESSAYPYWVIKSIILLSDILAEKGQLYDARAALEAVLENYNEDAELVNIAQTKLNAINKQLNKNSNIDSNNTLELIDGN, encoded by the coding sequence ATGATAAAAAGAATTTATTTGTCTTTTGCGGCAATTTTACTTTTTTCAATGTTGAATGCTCAGGAAACCACAGTTTATACTGAGGCCGACAGAGCTTTTAAATCCGGAGAAGAATTGCTCGCTAATGGATTATTTGCCAAAGCTCAGGGCGAATTTGAAAATGCCGTCCATTTATTGTTGCCTGTCAATGAAGCGGCCAACCGGCAATTGCTTGCCAAAGCGGAATTTTATTATGCAAAATGTGCGGTCTTGCTGGAACAACCCGACGGTGAAAAACTCATGCTTGATTTTATTCGCACCTATTCTCCTGATCCCATCGCGAACGATGCCCTGATCGAAGTGGCCAATTACTATTACAATTCACGAGATTTCGACAAAGCACTGGAATATTACAACCAGGCCCCCCTTTCAGGACTGAGTAAACAACAGCGTGCAGAGGTTAATTATCGACAAGGATATGCCCTTTTTGTAAAACAAAAGTTTTCAGCCGCCAAGGCAAAATTCAGGGATATTGCCAATTACGACAGTGAATACCAATCCCCGGCCAATTACTATTTGGGGCTTTGTTATTTCTTTGATGGGGATTATGAAAATTCCATCAAACACCTGAGGGTGGCAGAACGCTCCAAGAGATACCAACCACACATTCCCTATTACCTGGCGCAAATCTATTTTGCCCAGCGCCGCTACCAGGAATTGATCGATTATGCCGAACCGAAACTGGCCAGCCGCGGGCTGCGAAACCAAACAGAAATATCTCAGCTCGTCGGACAATCTTATTTTGAACTGGGTAACTACCCAAAAGCCCTTGATTACCTGCGGTACTATGCCGAGAATAGCCGCAAGATGAGGGAAGAAGAGTTTTATCAGCTTGGTTTCACGGAATACCAGGTAGGAAACTATAGTAAGGCCGCCCAAAGTTTTGAAGAATTGAATGGTATTGATTCCAAACTCGGCCAGTCAGCTATGTATTATCTGGCAGATTGCAATCTGCGGGCAGGCAATAAAAGAGCTGCCCGAACCGCTTTTGCCAGTGCAAAAAGAATGGATTACGATTCACAAATACAGCAAGAGGCATTATTTAACTATGCCAAACTATCGTATGAACTTAAGGATTCCAGGGAAGCCATCACCAGTTTACAGGGCTTCAAACCTGAATCTCCCTACTATACTGAAGCTCAAAAACTGATGAGTGAAATTTTCCTAAGCTACCGCGATTATCAACAAGCCATGGAAATTATCGAAAAACTGCCTAATAAAACGCCGGACATCCAGGAAAGTTACCAAAAAGTAACTTATTTCCGTGGATTGCAATTATTGCAGGCTGGAGATATCCCGGGAGCTAAAAATCTATTCGATCGTTCCCTGCAGTTCCCGATGGATACCAAAACCAAAGCACTTACCACATTCTGGCAGGGAGATATTGCTCACCGTGAGGATCAATATGAGACAAGCATCCGTAAGATCGATCAGTTTATGACCATGGCCAAAACGCTTACTGGTTTACCAGACGAATCTTCGGTTTTTACGGCCAATTATATCCAGGGGTACAATTACCTGAAAAAAGAAAATTACGCTGCTGCCGTAGGCTTTTTTGATGAGGCCGTCGCCGGTATTAAACGCAATAAAGCCTTTATCAAAAACACAGAAGTAAGCAACAAAGTCCTGGGCGATGCTACGGTAAGAGCAGGTGATTGCTACTTCAAACGCAACAATTACAACAAGGCGGCGAACTATTACGATGAAGCCATCAACAACCGTTATACCGGTTTTGATTATGCTCTTTATCAAAAAGCCGTTATTGAAGGCCTCAGGGGGAGAACCACGGAAAAAATCCTTGCGCTGGAGCGCATTCCCCGGGATTTTCCAAATTCCGAATATGCCGACGACGCCCTTTTCCAATTGGGCGTTACCTACCAGGAAATCAACAAGTTAAACAACGCCGCCGTACCGCTTAAAGCTTTGGTGGAAAATTATAAAAACAAATCCGACCTGGTCAACCAGGCACTCATCCAGCTGGGATTGATCAGTTACAACCAGGGAAACCTCCAGGCAGCAATCAATTATTACAAGCAGGTATTTTCGAATAATCCTACGCCGGAAGAGGGCAAACTAGCCCTTGCCGCCCTGGAGGAAATTTACGTCCAGGATCTTGGCCAGTCCGACCAGTATTTTGCCTTCCTGGAAACCATTCCTGGTTACAAGATTGATAGTGACGGCAGGGATGCCATCGACTTTAAAGCAGCAGAGACTCAATACGAAAGAGCCAATTATGCCCGGGCGATAGAAGAGTACACCAACTATATGCGCAAACATCCAAATGGACTGAATTTGCTGACAGCTTATTACCACCGCGGAGAATCCTACACCATTCAAAAAGAATATGATCTGGGTTTGTTGGATTATGAGTATGTAGTGGATCAGGGATCAAGCCGTTATTATGTAAAAGCGCTGGAGAAAGCAGCCATTATTACCTATAACCATTCTAAGGATTTCCAAAAGTCGTATGACCTATATACAAAACTCGAAGCGGCTTCCACTAATGAAGACATGAGGTTCGAGGCACAACTGGGCGCCATGAGGAGTGCCTACCGCACAGGAAACACCCAGGCTGTTTATGCTATGGCCGGCAAGGTGGCTACCCACCCTAATGCTTCAGCGGAACAAAAAGCCACTGCCAATTATTTCCTTGGTAAGATAAGTTATGACCGCCGTGATTTCGATAATGCCCTCACCTCTTTTGAGGAAGTAAAACGACTGAGCGATAATGAGTATACCGCCGAAGCGCGTTATCTCGTTGCAGATATTTATTACCAACGCCGGAACCTTGAAAAAGCCCAGGAAATTTGCCTTAACGCCAATAAGGAAAGTTCAGCCTATCCTTACTGGGTGATAAAAAGTATTATCCTTTTGTCCGACATTCTGGCAGAAAAAGGTCAATTGTACGACGCGCGTGCCGCCCTGGAGGCTGTTCTTGAGAACTATAACGAGGATGCTGAACTGGTCAATATTGCTCAAACCAAATTAAATGCTATAAACAAGCAACTTAATAAGAACAGCAATATCGATTCGAATAATACCCTTGAACTCATTGATGGCAATTGA
- the rocD gene encoding ornithine--oxo-acid transaminase: protein MNALILVDIQNDFCPGGALEVKEGDQTVPIANALSEIFDLVIATQDWHPSNHGSFAANHPGKQMGDVTVLNGLPQILWPVHCLQESHGAEFVADLNLKNIDKIFVKGTDAGLDSYSGFFDNGHTKSTGLHDFLQQSGVKTVYIMGLALDYCVKFTALDAANLGYKTYLVADGCRGVELEKGDIKKAIEEMQENGISIINSEDVVASFKENKRNQKLHQMISTENLSSHELREMEDAYGAHNYHPLPVVLSRGEGVFVWDAEGKRYYDFLSAYSAVNQGHCHPRIIEALIEQAKVLTLTSRAFYNDMLGPYEKFMSEYFGYDKVLPINTGVEAVETALKLCRKWAYKVKGVPVNQAKIIFASANFHGRTLGVISASTDPDSTGGFGPYMPGYIIIPYNDLEALKEAMQDPNVAGFIVEPIQGEAGVVVPDDHYLPEAYALCQQHKALFIADEVQTGIARTGRLLACDYYGFKPDILILGKALSGGVFPVSAVLARDEIMMTILPGEHGSTFGGNPLACAVAMAALEVVRDEKLAERATDLGKKFRARLQKELVEKSDLITLVRGKGLLNAIVINDDEKSKTAWNMCMKLAENGLLAKPTHGNIIRFAPPLVMTEDQLDECCDIIIKTILDFE from the coding sequence ATGAATGCATTAATACTCGTTGATATCCAAAACGATTTTTGCCCTGGAGGGGCACTGGAGGTTAAAGAAGGGGATCAAACCGTTCCCATAGCCAACGCCCTGTCCGAGATATTCGACCTGGTAATCGCCACACAGGACTGGCACCCTTCCAACCATGGCAGTTTTGCGGCCAACCACCCCGGCAAACAAATGGGAGACGTGACGGTATTGAACGGTTTACCCCAGATCCTTTGGCCCGTTCATTGTTTACAAGAAAGCCATGGAGCAGAATTTGTCGCCGACCTGAACCTTAAAAACATCGATAAAATATTCGTAAAAGGAACGGATGCAGGGCTAGACAGTTATTCAGGATTTTTTGACAACGGCCACACCAAGTCCACCGGATTACACGATTTTTTGCAACAATCAGGAGTTAAAACAGTTTATATCATGGGGCTGGCGTTGGATTATTGTGTGAAATTCACCGCCCTGGACGCTGCAAATCTGGGCTACAAAACCTACCTTGTTGCCGATGGCTGCCGTGGTGTGGAACTCGAAAAAGGAGATATCAAAAAAGCCATCGAAGAAATGCAGGAAAACGGCATTTCGATCATTAATTCAGAAGACGTCGTCGCCTCTTTTAAAGAAAACAAAAGGAATCAAAAACTACATCAAATGATATCAACAGAAAACTTGTCTTCTCATGAGCTTAGAGAAATGGAAGATGCCTATGGTGCCCATAATTACCATCCTCTCCCGGTCGTTTTATCACGGGGAGAAGGGGTTTTCGTATGGGATGCGGAAGGAAAAAGATATTATGACTTTTTGTCTGCCTATTCAGCCGTAAACCAGGGCCATTGTCACCCCCGGATCATAGAGGCACTTATTGAACAAGCCAAAGTCCTGACCCTGACTTCAAGAGCCTTTTACAATGATATGCTGGGCCCTTACGAAAAATTTATGTCCGAATATTTCGGTTATGATAAGGTGCTTCCCATAAATACCGGAGTGGAGGCGGTTGAAACGGCCTTAAAACTTTGTAGAAAATGGGCTTACAAAGTGAAGGGTGTTCCCGTCAACCAGGCAAAAATCATTTTTGCCAGTGCCAATTTTCATGGCAGGACGCTGGGGGTCATTTCTGCGTCTACCGATCCTGATTCAACGGGAGGATTTGGGCCATACATGCCAGGCTATATCATTATCCCTTATAACGATCTTGAGGCTTTGAAAGAAGCCATGCAGGATCCGAATGTTGCAGGATTCATCGTTGAACCCATCCAGGGTGAAGCAGGTGTAGTCGTACCGGACGACCATTACCTTCCGGAGGCTTATGCCTTATGTCAGCAACACAAGGCACTTTTTATTGCTGATGAAGTTCAAACGGGAATTGCCCGCACCGGAAGATTACTGGCCTGTGACTATTATGGGTTTAAACCAGATATCCTTATCCTGGGCAAAGCCCTTTCCGGAGGAGTTTTTCCGGTTTCCGCTGTACTGGCAAGAGATGAAATAATGATGACGATCCTTCCCGGAGAACACGGCTCTACATTTGGCGGAAATCCTTTGGCCTGTGCGGTAGCTATGGCGGCTCTCGAAGTGGTCAGGGACGAAAAGCTTGCGGAACGAGCGACAGATCTGGGTAAAAAATTCAGGGCCAGACTTCAGAAGGAACTGGTCGAAAAATCCGATCTAATCACCTTGGTTCGTGGCAAGGGACTCCTAAATGCCATTGTCATCAATGATGATGAAAAAAGCAAAACGGCCTGGAATATGTGTATGAAACTCGCCGAAAACGGGTTGTTGGCCAAACCAACTCATGGAAATATTATCAGGTTTGCCCCGCCATTGGTCATGACAGAAGACCAACTTGATGAATGTTGCGACATCATTATCAAAACGATCCTGGATTTTGAATAA
- a CDS encoding ABC transporter ATP-binding protein has product MIKATNIHKSYGTLHVLKGVDLHIPKGEVVSIIGKSGAGKSTLLHILGTLDNAHQGELYIQDENVFKLSQKQLAAFRNKNIGFIFQFHHLLPEFTALENVCIPAYIRRQSVADTEHRAKELLDYLGLSERLTHKPSQLSGGEQQRVAVARSLINNPGIIFADEPSGNLDSASSKELHQLIFKLREDFNQTFVIVTHNSELAEMSDRILEMEDGLIKN; this is encoded by the coding sequence GTGATAAAAGCGACCAATATTCATAAATCCTACGGTACCCTGCATGTCCTGAAAGGAGTAGATTTACACATCCCAAAAGGCGAAGTGGTATCCATTATAGGTAAATCAGGTGCCGGAAAAAGTACGTTATTGCATATTCTGGGTACCTTGGATAATGCACACCAGGGCGAATTGTACATCCAGGATGAAAATGTATTTAAATTATCCCAAAAACAGTTGGCGGCCTTTAGAAATAAGAACATTGGTTTCATCTTCCAGTTTCATCATTTACTGCCTGAGTTCACGGCTCTGGAAAACGTATGCATCCCCGCATACATAAGGAGACAATCTGTAGCAGATACGGAGCACCGGGCCAAGGAGTTGCTGGATTACCTGGGGTTATCCGAACGCCTGACCCATAAACCGTCACAACTTTCCGGCGGCGAGCAACAAAGAGTGGCGGTGGCCCGCTCTCTGATCAATAATCCGGGCATAATTTTTGCAGATGAACCTTCGGGAAACCTCGATTCAGCTTCCTCTAAGGAATTACACCAGCTCATATTCAAACTTAGAGAAGATTTTAACCAGACCTTTGTGATCGTCACCCACAACAGTGAATTAGCGGAAATGAGTGACAGGATTCTGGAAATGGAAGACGGATTGATCAAAAATTAA
- a CDS encoding DNA-binding protein — MNISFNELREIKHNLPTGSVKRIAETLGIEEQTVRNYFGANKFGDGEIVEKHVQPGPDGGIVFLEDTTILELAKQMIEEGQNK, encoded by the coding sequence ATGAATATTTCTTTCAACGAATTACGGGAAATTAAACACAATTTACCCACAGGAAGTGTAAAACGCATCGCTGAAACGTTGGGCATTGAAGAACAAACCGTTCGGAATTATTTTGGTGCCAATAAATTCGGCGATGGAGAAATTGTAGAAAAACATGTACAACCCGGTCCTGACGGTGGCATTGTATTTCTGGAAGACACCACCATTTTAGAACTGGCTAAACAAATGATCGAAGAAGGCCAAAACAAATAA
- a CDS encoding DUF389 domain-containing protein, protein MENNPTEQGLPENKSLKSLFKEVFYAVKDWFADLIDLKEGLSREGTIIAIKNNKRMRGANAWMLMCSIMIASLGLDLDSAAVIIGAMLISPLMAPILGIGLAVGINDREALIISLRHFSIAIFIALITSTFYFSITPLGLPTSEILRRTSPNLLDSLVAVFGGLAGIISISRKDQSNAIPGVAIATALMPPLCVSGYGLANGNWQVMLNAFYLFFLNSFFIALTTYIIIRLLKFPFKAHLDERDARRTSIFILVFSLIIILPSAKILKDLIVFQKNKAKAELFIQDHFKENCIDFSFVEGDTTNQLVLELLGRSITPDSVNHYNNLLATDYDLKNTILSIIQDNSIRLDKINKMQLELSSLGQIANQLETVNMVKTDQETLIKELSHKIDSINSISIPLKKIGNELKTIFPKLDEVGFANIEKSAFNNGTVTLPLLIIKWDRKTSLNQRQNDEKKIYDFMIQRANLDTLQIIAY, encoded by the coding sequence ATGGAAAATAATCCGACAGAACAGGGCCTTCCTGAAAACAAATCACTCAAAAGCCTTTTTAAAGAGGTTTTCTATGCCGTAAAAGACTGGTTTGCCGATTTGATTGATCTTAAGGAAGGGTTGAGCCGCGAAGGAACCATAATTGCCATAAAAAATAATAAGAGGATGCGTGGGGCCAATGCATGGATGCTCATGTGTTCAATCATGATCGCCTCTCTGGGTCTGGATCTGGACTCCGCAGCCGTGATCATCGGCGCCATGCTCATTTCCCCTCTGATGGCTCCCATCCTTGGCATAGGGCTGGCAGTAGGCATCAATGACCGGGAAGCCCTTATTATTTCACTCAGGCATTTTTCCATTGCCATTTTTATCGCGCTCATCACCAGTACTTTTTATTTTTCGATTACCCCCCTGGGGTTACCAACGAGTGAAATTCTAAGAAGAACAAGCCCTAATCTCCTGGACAGCCTTGTCGCCGTTTTTGGGGGATTGGCCGGCATCATTTCCATTTCCAGAAAAGATCAGTCCAATGCCATTCCCGGAGTAGCTATCGCAACGGCCTTGATGCCACCATTGTGCGTAAGCGGTTATGGTCTGGCCAATGGAAACTGGCAGGTCATGCTCAATGCTTTTTACCTGTTCTTCCTGAACTCTTTTTTTATCGCACTAACCACTTACATCATCATCAGGTTGCTTAAATTTCCCTTTAAGGCTCACCTTGATGAACGGGATGCCCGCAGAACGAGCATTTTTATTCTGGTATTTAGCCTAATCATTATCCTGCCAAGTGCAAAAATTCTCAAAGACCTCATCGTCTTCCAGAAAAATAAAGCAAAAGCAGAGTTGTTCATCCAGGATCATTTCAAAGAAAATTGCATTGATTTTTCCTTTGTAGAGGGCGACACCACCAACCAATTGGTGCTCGAGTTACTCGGCAGGAGTATTACTCCTGATTCCGTCAATCATTACAATAATTTGCTGGCAACAGATTACGATCTAAAAAATACCATTCTTAGTATCATCCAGGACAACAGTATTCGCCTGGACAAGATCAATAAGATGCAGCTGGAATTATCGAGTTTGGGCCAGATTGCCAACCAACTCGAAACAGTGAATATGGTCAAAACCGACCAGGAAACTCTAATCAAAGAACTTTCCCACAAAATTGACAGCATCAATTCCATCAGCATTCCGCTTAAGAAAATCGGGAACGAATTGAAAACAATTTTCCCCAAACTGGATGAGGTGGGTTTTGCCAATATTGAAAAAAGCGCCTTCAATAACGGGACCGTCACCTTGCCGCTGTTAATCATAAAATGGGATCGAAAGACCTCTTTAAATCAACGACAAAACGATGAAAAAAAGATCTACGATTTTATGATCCAACGAGCCAATCTGGATACGTTACAAATCATTGCTTACTAA
- a CDS encoding WG repeat-containing protein — MRKSILLFTFFLLFLEVTAQKLFPVRIDKMWGLINAEGELVKKANYEAIGDFKNFGYAIMQRNGGVGLLDKNGVEIVVPRYHDIKVLDSLLVAVMDNGEWMVINLSGKIILNKGYTRLQLWGGRYLAFMKNEKWGIVQMDGTEIAKPLYDEISFEEGNFFLTIKGKMMGLLSNCGKEILPNIANEIKIENDSLFFFREDNFWGAVDFQGRHIIETKYEAWRSLSDEYIKLVADTKFSLYSVACERIITEADYDDFYAFSEKYVIVKKKRRLGLIDWCGNQILFPRYSEIQAYDKGLFRVNYEGAWGIVKEQDEPLIPFAYDYISPLEGNICLIKRNGLFGVANKFGAEVIAPEFKRIEISGNKARAYVGNDGKDQLKLFEFDQEGALLSSDEFTNHFQVQIAGKNAADEAAETKTFYQLDNFEWFYSPETDRWGLRKIVDGSIQIEPAFQYVQVESDIGFTLVGMWKYNKYDFERTTYRFEMVFGLVNNAEGILVTEMDFLHVYFDDFRSGYPVARFIASNGRHGLMDRIGRVVRRDFAFIGDFNQGRARMSLSGQLSGSMKPDRELGRLSDYLNGIFAPSFMLDYTNYDKLFQQDAFLVCENCEWGYIDTLGSVVIGPKYTFARDFINGTGMVQCEDKWGMIDSSGKQLIACQYDGIDYLENTGHKIVKVYLKAPKYGLIDTLGELCVSAVYDEIGYFAEDRLSVKRNGVWGYVNRDGIEVIPCRFKEVGNFNEGLAVVKMGRYWGFVDKDGDIQIEVKYRQCGNFSEGLSWVLDSEGVKFINKEGATVISGFFEKGYDFSHGVARVVIGGKYGLIDKTGSFVMKPKYGEISDFNQYGLAVVRYGKDKVRYGVINKEGVKITNNDYLKIEDYSEGLAVVKDKDGYGFIDTLGKLIIPCIYSKASGFNEGLAAVSLQGNCGYIRKSGQEGIEDSFTRCQDFEDGRAVVYKGIRKAGLIDPEGNYIIKPSLDRLLRFNEGRGLVRDKKFRFYYITEQAGLYNGYYETARAYNHGVAVVQMDGKWGVINQKGMALIPPKYDKIEKFVGGYAKVMISGYSGLTNLNGQSIAKPSYELITYAGEGLFRAEQGDKVGYLDSQGNWVWNLTK; from the coding sequence ATGAGGAAATCCATTCTGCTATTTACTTTTTTTCTCCTGTTTTTAGAAGTGACAGCCCAAAAGCTTTTCCCGGTAAGAATAGACAAGATGTGGGGGCTTATCAATGCCGAGGGAGAACTCGTGAAAAAAGCGAATTACGAAGCCATCGGTGATTTCAAAAATTTTGGTTACGCCATCATGCAAAGAAACGGTGGCGTTGGACTGCTCGATAAAAACGGAGTGGAAATTGTTGTTCCCCGATATCATGATATTAAAGTCCTAGATTCTCTCCTGGTAGCCGTAATGGATAACGGAGAATGGATGGTCATCAACCTTTCCGGAAAAATAATTCTGAACAAAGGATATACCCGGCTCCAACTCTGGGGAGGCCGCTATCTCGCTTTCATGAAAAATGAAAAATGGGGAATTGTACAAATGGATGGAACTGAAATAGCCAAACCGCTGTACGATGAAATTTCCTTTGAAGAGGGCAATTTTTTTCTGACCATCAAAGGGAAAATGATGGGCCTGTTGTCCAACTGCGGAAAGGAAATTCTCCCCAATATTGCCAATGAAATTAAGATCGAAAATGACAGTCTGTTTTTCTTCCGTGAAGATAATTTCTGGGGCGCCGTTGATTTTCAGGGAAGACACATTATTGAAACGAAATACGAGGCATGGCGATCCCTCTCTGATGAATATATAAAATTGGTGGCCGATACAAAATTTTCCCTGTATTCGGTAGCCTGCGAACGCATCATCACAGAAGCCGACTATGATGATTTTTATGCTTTTTCAGAGAAATACGTCATTGTTAAGAAGAAACGCCGACTGGGGCTCATTGACTGGTGTGGGAACCAAATCCTCTTTCCCCGATATTCGGAAATCCAGGCCTACGATAAAGGATTGTTCAGGGTGAATTATGAAGGGGCATGGGGTATTGTCAAAGAACAGGATGAACCACTCATTCCTTTTGCTTACGATTATATCTCTCCGCTGGAGGGTAATATTTGCCTGATCAAAAGAAATGGTTTGTTCGGGGTTGCCAATAAATTTGGAGCAGAGGTCATTGCACCCGAATTTAAAAGAATAGAGATCTCAGGTAATAAGGCCAGGGCTTATGTGGGAAATGATGGAAAAGACCAGTTGAAGTTATTTGAATTTGATCAGGAGGGGGCATTGCTCTCCTCGGACGAATTTACCAATCATTTCCAGGTACAAATTGCCGGGAAAAACGCTGCAGATGAGGCGGCCGAAACCAAAACCTTTTATCAACTGGACAATTTCGAATGGTTTTATTCTCCTGAGACCGATCGCTGGGGCCTGCGAAAAATTGTTGACGGGAGCATTCAAATTGAACCTGCCTTTCAGTATGTTCAGGTGGAATCGGATATCGGTTTTACCCTGGTAGGAATGTGGAAATACAATAAATATGATTTTGAAAGAACGACCTACCGCTTTGAAATGGTTTTTGGGTTGGTCAATAATGCTGAAGGGATACTGGTCACGGAGATGGATTTTCTGCATGTATATTTTGATGATTTTCGTTCCGGTTACCCGGTGGCGAGGTTTATTGCCTCCAATGGAAGACATGGACTTATGGACAGGATTGGGAGGGTGGTCAGAAGAGATTTTGCGTTTATAGGTGATTTTAATCAGGGGCGTGCACGGATGAGTCTTTCCGGGCAATTATCGGGAAGTATGAAGCCTGACAGGGAGCTGGGGCGTTTATCCGACTATCTAAATGGAATTTTTGCGCCTTCTTTTATGTTGGATTATACCAATTATGATAAGCTTTTTCAGCAGGATGCATTTTTGGTTTGTGAAAACTGTGAATGGGGGTATATCGATACTTTGGGAAGCGTGGTCATCGGACCTAAATACACCTTTGCCAGGGACTTTATCAACGGCACCGGGATGGTTCAATGCGAAGATAAGTGGGGGATGATTGACTCTTCCGGAAAACAACTCATTGCCTGTCAGTATGATGGGATTGATTACCTGGAAAATACGGGACATAAAATTGTAAAAGTATATTTAAAAGCTCCAAAGTATGGATTGATAGATACTTTGGGCGAATTATGCGTAAGTGCTGTTTATGATGAAATAGGTTATTTTGCCGAGGACAGGCTTTCCGTCAAACGCAATGGGGTATGGGGTTATGTAAACAGAGATGGGATAGAGGTCATTCCATGTCGTTTTAAGGAAGTGGGCAATTTTAATGAAGGATTGGCTGTCGTAAAAATGGGGCGCTACTGGGGTTTTGTTGATAAGGACGGAGATATACAAATAGAAGTAAAATACAGGCAGTGTGGCAATTTCAGTGAAGGCCTCAGCTGGGTGCTTGACAGCGAAGGGGTGAAATTTATTAATAAGGAGGGCGCAACCGTTATTTCAGGATTTTTCGAGAAAGGTTACGATTTCAGTCATGGCGTAGCACGAGTAGTAATAGGCGGGAAATATGGACTCATCGATAAAACGGGGTCCTTTGTGATGAAGCCTAAATATGGCGAAATCAGTGATTTTAACCAATATGGACTGGCGGTAGTGCGCTATGGCAAGGATAAGGTCAGGTATGGGGTTATTAATAAGGAGGGAGTTAAGATCACCAATAATGACTATCTCAAAATTGAAGATTACAGCGAAGGCCTGGCGGTAGTGAAAGATAAGGATGGATACGGATTTATTGATACGCTGGGAAAACTCATTATTCCATGCATTTATTCCAAAGCTTCAGGTTTTAACGAGGGCCTTGCTGCTGTTAGCCTGCAAGGCAATTGCGGTTATATTCGCAAAAGCGGACAGGAAGGGATTGAAGATTCCTTTACGCGGTGCCAGGATTTTGAAGATGGCAGGGCCGTTGTTTACAAAGGCATCCGCAAGGCCGGGTTGATTGACCCGGAAGGGAATTATATCATCAAACCCAGCCTGGACAGGCTCCTCAGGTTTAACGAAGGCAGAGGACTGGTGCGGGATAAAAAATTCAGGTTTTATTATATTACGGAACAGGCAGGTCTTTACAACGGCTATTACGAAACGGCAAGAGCTTATAATCACGGAGTCGCAGTTGTTCAAATGGATGGTAAATGGGGAGTCATCAATCAAAAGGGAATGGCACTCATCCCTCCAAAATATGATAAAATTGAAAAATTTGTTGGTGGTTATGCCAAGGTAATGATTTCCGGCTATAGCGGTTTGACCAATCTTAACGGGCAATCTATCGCCAAACCTTCTTACGAATTGATTACTTATGCCGGTGAAGGACTGTTCAGGGCAGAACAAGGTGACAAGGTGGGATACCTCGACAGCCAGGGAAATTGGGTTTGGAATCTAACCAAATAA